From Anopheles coluzzii chromosome 3, AcolN3, whole genome shotgun sequence, the proteins below share one genomic window:
- the LOC120955889 gene encoding uncharacterized protein LOC120955889, whose protein sequence is MEDKLFTSVEEECLYWKERCLKVSQERDDAQREFDDFTTESRQLEAELEMTVEQQEKKIRDLNQLVNQLHSENESYKRKMQYSENETNKIDADFRQLAKENEKLKIYIRELEQKNDDLERANRVASESVAEFESMLNQAYEKNALLELEVDEKERMQIKLQRLMDEARDLKQELKVRTLKPDEHGEKLEDDELGEHGDGSSKQLDPSNESASTTTTIATANVTSAVGAPQQMNSVGLGGADGIDPDDGTLGGSKLETLNNNLNSSKQQRSALVSPMVKLSASKLNDFGRETTTPEDGIVGDGVKSTLLSSPSSQLIIERNGNSTPSSALVPGGLGGLNAPMAPSDRVSTLNIVADLLRRLDNMEAKLKAWKIRKPSSRTGPGSAGTVGSNVRTSLHTSHTISNLHHSAGTGGLMNSHNQHHPHHHHHHSNHHYQSQLQQQNHHADSNLSLNSLGSGDGTVLLASSANCCGATGNGSSSNAAVGNVQLHSYQPSTITIGTQTSQHLPATSLPTKTELLRTNK, encoded by the exons ATGGAAGACAAACTGTTCACCAGCGTCGAGGAGGAGTGCCTGTACTGGAAGGAGCGCTGCCTGAAGGTGTCGCAGGAGCGGGACGATGCACAACGGGAGTTCGATGACTTCACCACCGAGTCGCGGCAGCTGGAGGCCGAGCTGGAGATGACGGTAGAACAGCAGGAGAAGAAGATCCGCGACCTAAATCAGCTGGTCAATCAGCTGCACAGCGAGAACGAATCCTACAAAAGGAAGATGCAATACTCggaaaatgaaaccaacaAAATCGATGCCGACTTTCGGCAGCTGGCAAAGGAGAACGAAAAGCTGAAG ATTTACATTCGCGAACTGGAGCAAAAAAATGACGATCTGGAACGGGCAAACCGGGTAGCGAGCGAAAGTGTGGCCGAATTCGAATCGATGCTGAACCAGGCGTACGAGAAGAACGCACTGCTCGAGCTGGAGGTGGACGAGAAGGAGCGCATGCAGATTAAGCTGCAGCGATTAATGGATGAGGCGCGCGATTTGAAGCAGGAGCTGAAGGTGCGCACCCTCAAGCCGGACGAGCATGGCGAAAAGCTGGAAGATGACGAGCTGGGCGAACACGGGGACGGTTCCAGCAAACAGTTGGATCCCTCGAACGAAAGTGCATCGACCACGACAACCATCGCTACCGCCAACGTAACGTCCGCGGTCGGTGCGCCGCAGCAAATGAACAGCGTTGGTCTTGGGGGCGCGGATGGCATAGATCCGGACGATGGTACGCTGGGTGGTTCCAAGCTAGAGACGCTCAATAACAACCTgaacagcagcaagcagcagcgaaGTGCGCTCGTTTCGCCCATGGTGAAACTGTCGGCGAGCAAGTTGAATGACTTTGGTCGCGAAACGACCACGCCAGAGGACGGCATCGTCGGGGACGGTGTAAAGTCAACGCTGCTGTCCTCACCCAGCAGTCAGCTGATAATAGAGCGAAATGGCAACAGTACGCCCTCGAGCGCACTCGTACCGGGTGGGCTGGGCGGGCTCAATGCCCCAATGGCACCGAGCGATCGCGTTTCGACGCTGAACATTGTGGCCGATCTGCTGCGACGGCTGGACAATATGGAGGCAAAGCTGAAGGCGTGGAAGATTCGCAAACCCTCGTCGCGCACCGGCCCCGGCAGTGCGGGTACGGTTGGCAGCAATGTTCGAACATCTCTGCACACCAGCCACACGATTTCGAATCTGCACCACAGTGCCGGTACAGGTGGACTGATGAACAGTCATAATCAGCATCatcctcaccaccaccatcaccatagCAACCATCATTACCAAagccagctgcagcagcagaaccaCCACGCAGACAGCAATCTCTCGCTCAATTCGCTCGGCTCCGGCGATGGTACGGTGCTGCTCGCCTCGTCGGCCAACTGTTGCGGCGCTACTGGCAACGGCAGTAGTAGTAACGCGGCAGTTGGCAATGTGCAGCTGCACTCTTACCAGCCCAGCACCATCACGATCGGTACGCAAACATCCCAGCATTTGCCGGCAACCTCGTTGCCTACCAAGACGGAACTATTGCGTACGAATAAGTAA